In Buchnera aphidicola (Kaburagia rhusicola ensigallis), the following are encoded in one genomic region:
- the der gene encoding ribosome biogenesis GTPase Der — MICFIVDARDGLVHEDLNIAKKIRRYKKDVLVVVNKIDGLNFDLVKLEFYSLGFSNIHAISATNGIGIKNLVQDHFLRLLSGSFKKNKVIALDSYFLEKRKENIALSNNFNIIKIAIVGKPNVGKSTLVNKLLNTNRMIIDDQPGTTRDSIWSNVVYKKYNYIFADTAGIRRKNKVTDFIEQFSVKKSLNSIKFSNVVILMLDATDVISDQDIILFNYIINYGCGIIIIFNKCDQLSKYDRKNLVKSKKLKIMNIGMVHFISAMNGLGVNKIFTLINQVFHSSMKKLSTSTLTEIMKLAVEKHQPPIVKGNKIKLKYAHVGKQNPLTIIIHGKKLNYLSCVYKKYISNYFKKELNLIGNPIHFYFKNNSSSFLK; from the coding sequence AAATCAGAAGATATAAAAAAGATGTGTTAGTTGTAGTTAATAAAATAGATGGATTAAATTTTGATTTAGTAAAATTAGAGTTCTATTCATTAGGATTTTCTAATATTCATGCTATTTCAGCTACTAATGGAATAGGAATTAAAAATTTAGTTCAAGATCATTTTTTACGTTTATTGAGTGGCTCTTTTAAAAAAAATAAAGTAATTGCTTTAGATTCTTATTTTTTAGAGAAAAGAAAAGAAAATATAGCATTAAGTAATAATTTTAATATTATAAAAATTGCTATTGTTGGAAAACCTAATGTAGGGAAATCTACTTTAGTAAATAAGCTACTTAATACGAATAGAATGATTATTGATGATCAACCTGGAACTACTAGAGATAGCATTTGGAGTAATGTTGTATACAAAAAATATAACTATATTTTTGCTGATACAGCAGGAATTAGAAGAAAAAATAAAGTTACCGATTTTATAGAACAATTTTCAGTTAAAAAATCATTAAATTCTATTAAATTTTCTAACGTTGTTATACTTATGTTGGATGCTACAGATGTTATATCAGATCAAGATATAATATTGTTTAATTACATTATTAATTATGGATGTGGAATTATAATAATATTTAATAAATGCGATCAATTGTCTAAATATGATAGAAAAAATCTTGTCAAATCTAAAAAATTAAAGATTATGAATATTGGAATGGTTCATTTTATTTCTGCTATGAATGGATTAGGAGTGAATAAAATTTTTACATTAATAAACCAAGTATTTCATAGTTCTATGAAAAAATTAAGTACTTCAACGTTAACTGAAATTATGAAATTAGCTGTAGAGAAACATCAACCTCCTATTGTTAAAGGTAATAAAATTAAGTTAAAATATGCGCATGTAGGAAAGCAAAATCCATTAACTATTATTATTCATGGAAAAAAATTAAATTATTTATCATGCGTTTATAAGAAATATATTTCTAATTATTTTAAAAAAGAACTAAATTTAATAGGTAATCCTATACATTTCTATTTTAAAAATAATAGCAGTTCTTTCTTAAAGTAA